From a region of the Monodelphis domestica isolate mMonDom1 chromosome 8, mMonDom1.pri, whole genome shotgun sequence genome:
- the LOC130455769 gene encoding tricarboxylate transport protein, mitochondrial-like isoform X1 has protein sequence MRQQVEEGLGPGFPQRGLSLGLAAASKLQSTKHIHTGKAIVAGGIAGGIEVFVTFPTEYIKTQMQLEEKAKNPRYTTVGHCVKLTIQEHGILGLYRGLSSLLYGAMPKSAVRFGTFQFLSNYARDANGKLSNMRSFLCGLGAGGMEAVVIVCPLETIKVKLIHDQKMGKAKYRGFFHGVREIVREQGLQGIYQGITATIIKQGSNQAIRFFTMTSLRNWYLDDNPQKKMNPFITALFGIAAGAASVFGNTPVDVVKTRMQSLEASKYKNTLDCAIQVYKNEGTKAFYKGTLPRLVRVCLDVAVVFVLYDEIVKFLNLIW, from the exons ATGAGGCAGCAGGTTGAGGAGGGCCTCGGCCCCGGGTTCCCGCAGCGAGGCCTCAGCTTAGGCCTGGCCGCTGCCTCGAAGCTCCAGAGCACCAAACACATCCACACCGGGAAGGCGATCGTGGCCG GTGGCATCGCCGGAGGCATCGAGGTCTTTGTCACCTTCCCCACAGAGTACATCAAGACTCAGATGCAGCTGGAGGAGAAGGCCAAGAATCCTCGGTACACCACTGTGG GTCACTGTGTCAAGCTGACCATCCAGGAGCACGGCATCCTGGGCCTCTATCGGGGCCTCAGCAGCCTGCTCTATGGCGCCATGCCCAAGTCGGCAGTGAG GTTCGGCACGTTCCAGTTCCTGAGCAATTACGCCAGAGATGCCAACGGCAAGCTGAGCAACATGAGGAGCTTCCTGTGCGGCCTCGGAGCCGGCGGCATGGAGGCTGTGGTCATCGTCTGCCCGCTGGAAACCATAAAG GTGAAACTCATCCACGATCAGAAGATGGGGAAGGCCAAGTACCGCGGGTTCTTCCATGGCGTCCGGGAGATTGTGCGCGAGCAAG gcCTACAGGGAATCTACCAGGGCATCACGGCCACCATCATCAAGCAGGGATCCAACCAGGCCATCCGGTTCTTCACTATGACCTCCCTCCGCAACTGGTACCTAG ATGATAATCCGCAGAAAAAGATGAACCCCTTCATCACGGCTCTCTTTGGGATCGCCGCGGGAGCAGCCAGTGTCTTCGGCAACACCCCAGTGGACGTGGTGAAAACGAGAATGCAG AGCCTGGAAGCCTCCAAGTATAAGAACACATTGGATTGTGCCATCCAGGTCTATAAAAACGAGGGCACCAAGGC ATTTTACAAGGGAACCCTTCCGCGCCTGGTCAGGGTCTGCCTGGACGTGGCCGTCGTCTTTGTCCTGTATGACGAAATCGTCAAATTTCTGAACCTCATCTGGTGA
- the LOC130455769 gene encoding tricarboxylate transport protein, mitochondrial-like isoform X2, translating into MRQQVEEGLGPGFPQRGLSLGLAAASKLQSTKHIHTGKAIVAGGIAGGIEVFVTFPTEYIKTQMQLEEKAKNPRYTTVGHCVKLTIQEHGILGLYRGLSSLLYGAMPKSAVRFGTFQFLSNYARDANGKLSNMRSFLCGLGAGGMEAVVIVCPLETIKVKLIHDQKMGKAKYRGFFHGVREIVREQGLQGIYQGITATIIKQGSNQAIRFFTMTSLRNWYLDDNPQKKMNPFITALFGIAAGAASVFGNTPVDVVKTRMQSLEASKYKNTLDCAIQVYKNEGTKAVCLDVAVVFVLYDEIVKFLNLIW; encoded by the exons ATGAGGCAGCAGGTTGAGGAGGGCCTCGGCCCCGGGTTCCCGCAGCGAGGCCTCAGCTTAGGCCTGGCCGCTGCCTCGAAGCTCCAGAGCACCAAACACATCCACACCGGGAAGGCGATCGTGGCCG GTGGCATCGCCGGAGGCATCGAGGTCTTTGTCACCTTCCCCACAGAGTACATCAAGACTCAGATGCAGCTGGAGGAGAAGGCCAAGAATCCTCGGTACACCACTGTGG GTCACTGTGTCAAGCTGACCATCCAGGAGCACGGCATCCTGGGCCTCTATCGGGGCCTCAGCAGCCTGCTCTATGGCGCCATGCCCAAGTCGGCAGTGAG GTTCGGCACGTTCCAGTTCCTGAGCAATTACGCCAGAGATGCCAACGGCAAGCTGAGCAACATGAGGAGCTTCCTGTGCGGCCTCGGAGCCGGCGGCATGGAGGCTGTGGTCATCGTCTGCCCGCTGGAAACCATAAAG GTGAAACTCATCCACGATCAGAAGATGGGGAAGGCCAAGTACCGCGGGTTCTTCCATGGCGTCCGGGAGATTGTGCGCGAGCAAG gcCTACAGGGAATCTACCAGGGCATCACGGCCACCATCATCAAGCAGGGATCCAACCAGGCCATCCGGTTCTTCACTATGACCTCCCTCCGCAACTGGTACCTAG ATGATAATCCGCAGAAAAAGATGAACCCCTTCATCACGGCTCTCTTTGGGATCGCCGCGGGAGCAGCCAGTGTCTTCGGCAACACCCCAGTGGACGTGGTGAAAACGAGAATGCAG AGCCTGGAAGCCTCCAAGTATAAGAACACATTGGATTGTGCCATCCAGGTCTATAAAAACGAGGGCACCAAGGC GGTCTGCCTGGACGTGGCCGTCGTCTTTGTCCTGTATGACGAAATCGTCAAATTTCTGAACCTCATCTGGTGA